Proteins found in one Lepisosteus oculatus isolate fLepOcu1 chromosome 22, fLepOcu1.hap2, whole genome shotgun sequence genomic segment:
- the LOC107079707 gene encoding allatostatin-A receptor-like: protein MISLNLTVPLAVDFNDAADYFIFITNLLIATSAVLMAGSVVLGIICTKSLRGQNRFIFMLNTSISDTLTGLGGYYIGLFDVQEGYPSKNGTYYIVPSLLGVNILTIMSAQVDRFLAVAYPYTYSRYITRTVAIQLCFFAWFYTYFMLTVQNIVTIDVAKKVSAYGTLSLQAIIIAKVLMNVKLYLIAKYQIAREPPGPERDSKKESLRLIIVVVVCFLALWCPYFYYMIVVQLARSTYMFANTARNPLSLMLRFSSTCTPGLYIWGSPALREAVLKTVWGRVCPPLRKR from the coding sequence ATGATTTCTCTGAACCTCACTGTGCCGTTAGCGGTGGACTTTAATGACGCTgcagattatttcatttttataaccaATCTACTAATTGCTACCAGTGCTGTTCTCATGGCTGGCTCGGTGGTGTTGGGTATTATTTGTACAAAGTCACTTCGAGGTCAAAACAGGTTTATTTTCATGCTGAACACCAGCATATCTGACACTCTGACCGGGTTAGGCGGTTACTACatcggactgtttgatgtgcaggagggctatccgtccaaaAACGGCACCTATTACATAGTGCCTTCGCTACTGGGAGTCAATATTCTGACCATCATGTCTGcacaggtggaccgattccttgcggTAGcttatccttatacttacagTCGTTATATAACTCGGACTGTAGCTATACAACTATGCTTTTTCGCCTGGTTTTACACTTACTTCATGTTAACGGTTCAGAATATCGTTACCATTGACGTTGCTAAAAAAGTGAGCGCTTACGGTACTTTgtcgctccaggcaataataATCGCAAAAGTGCTGATGAACGTGAAGCTGTACCTCATtgctaaataccagattgctcgGGAGCCGCCGGgtccagagagagacagcaagAAAGAGTCCCTGAGACTCATCATCGTGGTGGTAGTCTGCTTCCTGGCGCTCTGGTGTCCTTACTTTTACTACATGATCGTGGTCCAGTTGGCCAGATCTACGTACATGTTCGCGAACACTGCCAGGAACCCTCTAAGTTTGATGTTGAGATTTTCTTCAACCTGTACCCCCGGACTGTACATCTGGGGGAGCCCCGCTCTCAGGGAGGCTGTGCTGAAGACGGTGTGGGGGAGAGTCTGTCCTCCACTGAGAAAAAGGTAA